In the Ursus arctos isolate Adak ecotype North America unplaced genomic scaffold, UrsArc2.0 scaffold_19, whole genome shotgun sequence genome, one interval contains:
- the ZNF599 gene encoding zinc finger protein 599 isoform X2: METSGPGPEDLIPGGDAGDLWAPGLTGASCSQTRADLPGGAWAGTVDGEERPLQKHLYSTVGNKRVSSSTLYHEIAFVFADVARPEANERVTTQGDLREQEQGPGRDPVIDARDNLYKCKECGKRFSKNWALVRHQQIHAGVKPYKCSECGKACRYMADFIRHTRFHTGEKPYKCSECGKAFKRRSHLTEHQRIHTGDKPYECKECGKTFTHRSSFNQHNMTHTREKPFLCKECGKAFYYSSSFAQHMRIHTGKKLYECSECGKAFTHRSTFIQHNMTHTGEKPFLCKECGKAFCLSSSFTQHMRIHTGEKPYECNECGKAFTHRSTFIRHKRTHTGEKPFDCKECGKAFCDSSSLIQHMRIHTGERPYKCTECGKAFTHHSVFIRHNRTHSGEKPLECKECAKAFYYSSSFTRHMRIHTGEKPYVCRECGKAFTQPANFVRHNRIHTGEKPYECKDCKKAFCDNFALTQHVRTHTGEKPFECGECGKTFSHSSSFTHHRKIHTRV; encoded by the exons ATGGAGACATCTGGACCTGGCCCAGAGGACCTTATACCGGGAGGTGATGCTGGAGACTTGTGGGCTCCTGGTCTCACTGG GGCATCCTGTTCCCAAACCAGAGCTGATCTACCTGGTGGAGCATGGGCAGGAACTGTGGACGGTGAAGAGAGGCCTCTCCAAAAGCACCTTTACAG taCGGTAGGCAATAAACGCGTGAGCTCGTCAACACTGTACCATGAAATAGCCTTTGTCTTTGCTGATGTTGCCCGACCGGAGGCTAAT GAGCGAGTCACTACACAAGGCGATCTACGTGAACAAGAACAAGGACCAGGAAGAGACCCTGTGATAGATGCAAGGGATAACTTGTATAAATGCAAGGAATGTGGGAAAAGGTTTAGCAAGAATTGGGCCCTTGTTCGGCATCAGCAGATTCATGCTGGAGTGAAGCCCTATaaatgcagtgaatgtgggaaagcctgtCGTTATATGGCAGACTTCATTCGACATACGAGGTTTCATACTGGGGAAAAACCGTACAAGTGCAGtgagtgtgggaaggccttcaaACGCAGGTCTCACCTCACAGAGCACCAGCGCATTCACACTGGAGATAAGCCCTATGAGTGCAAAGAATGTGGTAAAACTTTCACCCACCGCTCTTCTTTTAACCAACATAATATGACCCATACTAGGGAAAAGCCCTTTTTGTGCAAAGAATGTGGGAAGGCTTTTTATTACAGTTCTTCCTTTGCTCAACACATGAGGATTCACACTGGAAAGAAACTCTatgagtgcagtgaatgtggaaAGGCCTTCACTCACCGCTCCACTTTTATCCAGCATAATATGACCCACACAGGAGAAAAACCTTTTTTGTGCAAAGAATGTGGAAAAGCTTTTTGCCTTAGCTCATCCTTCACGCAGCACATGAGgattcacactggagagaaaccctatgagtgCAACGAATGTGGAAAGGCCTTCACTCACCGCTCCACTTTTATCCGGCACAAGAGGactcatactggagagaagccctTTGATtgcaaggaatgtgggaaagccttttgTGACAGCTCCTCCTTAATTCAACACATGAGGATTCACACTGGCGAGAGGCCCTATAAGTGCActgaatgtggaaaagcctttacACACCACTCTGTTTTTATCCGACATAATAGGACCCACAGTGGAGAAAAACCCTTGGAGTGTAAAGAATGTGCGAAAGCCTTTTACTACAGCTCTTCCTTTACTCGACACATGAGGATTCACACTGGCGAGAAGCCCTATGTATGCagagaatgtgggaaggcctttaccCAACCTGCAAATTTTGTTCGTCATAATAGGATCCACACCGGAGAAAAACCGTATGAATGCAAAGACTGTAAGAAGGCTTTTTGTGACAATTTTGCCTTAACTCAACACGTGagaactcacactggagagaaaccctttGAATGTGGTGAATGTGGAAAAACCTTCAGCCACAGTTCATCTTTCACTCACCATCGAAAAATCCATACCAGAGTTTAA
- the ZNF599 gene encoding zinc finger protein 599 isoform X1 — protein sequence MAAQALALVSFKDVAVTFTGEEWRHLDLAQRTLYREVMLETCGLLVSLGHPVPKPELIYLVEHGQELWTVKRGLSKSTFTGEKAKPETTELTASQLAFTEEAPVEEQVTQGVSRDSRSGPARDQEKLSEMQEGNLRPGTDPHKETCPRKLTHKHDDLEADDRVCLTLLQERVTTQGDLREQEQGPGRDPVIDARDNLYKCKECGKRFSKNWALVRHQQIHAGVKPYKCSECGKACRYMADFIRHTRFHTGEKPYKCSECGKAFKRRSHLTEHQRIHTGDKPYECKECGKTFTHRSSFNQHNMTHTREKPFLCKECGKAFYYSSSFAQHMRIHTGKKLYECSECGKAFTHRSTFIQHNMTHTGEKPFLCKECGKAFCLSSSFTQHMRIHTGEKPYECNECGKAFTHRSTFIRHKRTHTGEKPFDCKECGKAFCDSSSLIQHMRIHTGERPYKCTECGKAFTHHSVFIRHNRTHSGEKPLECKECAKAFYYSSSFTRHMRIHTGEKPYVCRECGKAFTQPANFVRHNRIHTGEKPYECKDCKKAFCDNFALTQHVRTHTGEKPFECGECGKTFSHSSSFTHHRKIHTRV from the exons ATGGCGGCGCAGGCGCTG GCATTGGTATCATTTAAAGACGTGGCCGTGACCTTCACTGGGGAGGAATGGAGACATCTGGACCTGGCCCAGAGGACCTTATACCGGGAGGTGATGCTGGAGACTTGTGGGCTCCTGGTCTCACTGG GGCATCCTGTTCCCAAACCAGAGCTGATCTACCTGGTGGAGCATGGGCAGGAACTGTGGACGGTGAAGAGAGGCCTCTCCAAAAGCACCTTTACAG GTGAAAAAGCAAAACCTGAGACCACAGAACTTACTGCTTCTCAGCTGGCCTTCACTGAGGAAGCCCCTGTTGAGGAACAAGTGACCCAGGGAGTCTCAAGGGATTCCAGGTCGGGGCCAGCAAGGGATCAGGAAAAGCTATCCGAGATGCAGGAAGGGAACTTGAGGCCAGGAACAGACCCCCACAAGGAGACATGCCCTAGGAAGTTGACCCATAAACATGATGATTTGGAGGCAGATGATCGTGTGTGTTTAACGCTTTTGCAGGAGCGAGTCACTACACAAGGCGATCTACGTGAACAAGAACAAGGACCAGGAAGAGACCCTGTGATAGATGCAAGGGATAACTTGTATAAATGCAAGGAATGTGGGAAAAGGTTTAGCAAGAATTGGGCCCTTGTTCGGCATCAGCAGATTCATGCTGGAGTGAAGCCCTATaaatgcagtgaatgtgggaaagcctgtCGTTATATGGCAGACTTCATTCGACATACGAGGTTTCATACTGGGGAAAAACCGTACAAGTGCAGtgagtgtgggaaggccttcaaACGCAGGTCTCACCTCACAGAGCACCAGCGCATTCACACTGGAGATAAGCCCTATGAGTGCAAAGAATGTGGTAAAACTTTCACCCACCGCTCTTCTTTTAACCAACATAATATGACCCATACTAGGGAAAAGCCCTTTTTGTGCAAAGAATGTGGGAAGGCTTTTTATTACAGTTCTTCCTTTGCTCAACACATGAGGATTCACACTGGAAAGAAACTCTatgagtgcagtgaatgtggaaAGGCCTTCACTCACCGCTCCACTTTTATCCAGCATAATATGACCCACACAGGAGAAAAACCTTTTTTGTGCAAAGAATGTGGAAAAGCTTTTTGCCTTAGCTCATCCTTCACGCAGCACATGAGgattcacactggagagaaaccctatgagtgCAACGAATGTGGAAAGGCCTTCACTCACCGCTCCACTTTTATCCGGCACAAGAGGactcatactggagagaagccctTTGATtgcaaggaatgtgggaaagccttttgTGACAGCTCCTCCTTAATTCAACACATGAGGATTCACACTGGCGAGAGGCCCTATAAGTGCActgaatgtggaaaagcctttacACACCACTCTGTTTTTATCCGACATAATAGGACCCACAGTGGAGAAAAACCCTTGGAGTGTAAAGAATGTGCGAAAGCCTTTTACTACAGCTCTTCCTTTACTCGACACATGAGGATTCACACTGGCGAGAAGCCCTATGTATGCagagaatgtgggaaggcctttaccCAACCTGCAAATTTTGTTCGTCATAATAGGATCCACACCGGAGAAAAACCGTATGAATGCAAAGACTGTAAGAAGGCTTTTTGTGACAATTTTGCCTTAACTCAACACGTGagaactcacactggagagaaaccctttGAATGTGGTGAATGTGGAAAAACCTTCAGCCACAGTTCATCTTTCACTCACCATCGAAAAATCCATACCAGAGTTTAA